The Sandaracinus amylolyticus genomic interval CGATCGTGGTGATCGGGACATGGGGCGCGGCGTGCGCCGCGGACGACGACGACGGAGGTGGAGGGCGCGTCGACGCGGGGCGTCGCGATGCGAGCACCAGCGTCGACGCGTACGTGCCTGCGATCGATGCCGCGCCCATCGACGCGGCGCCGCCGCTCGACGCGGGCGACGACGGCGGTGCCGACGCGAGCGCGCCGGATGCCGGCCTTCCCGACTCGGGCGCGCTCGACGCGGGCAGCGACGCGGGCACGCCCGACGCGGGCAGCGACGGCGGCACGAGCGACGCGGGCAGCGACGCCGGCTCGCGCTGCACCGGCGTCGACTGCTCGGCGATGGACGGCGCCTGCGTCGTCGGCGTGTGCGACCCGGCCGACGGAACCTGCGGGACGATCCCGCGCCCCGATCGCACCCGCTGCGACGACGGCGATCCCTGCACCACCGAGGACGCGTGCACCGCGGGCACGTGCGAGGGCACCGCGCTCGACTGCACCGCGATGGACGACGCCTGCAACGTCGGCGCGTGCGACGCGACCGGCGCGTGCGTGCCCGCCCCGGGCAACGAAGGCGGCGCGTGCGACGACGGCGATCGCTGCACCGCGGACGACGTGTGCACCGCGGGCGTGTGCGAGGGCGTCGCGGCGACGTGTGGGGATCCCGTGCTCGCGTTCCCGGCGGGCGTCGAGTCGCCGATGCGCGGCAACGTGACCGGCGGCACGCGCTTCGACGACGCGTGCCCCGAGGGCCAGGTGCTGATCGGCTTCGACGGCCTCTTGAGCTCGGCGAACGGCTACTTCCAGCGCCTCGCGGCGGCGTGCGGGACCCCCGCGCTCACGCACGACGGCAGCGGCGGATACACCGTCTCGATCGGCGCAGGCGCCACGCTGCCGCTGCGCGGCGGCCACACCGGACCGGTGATGGCGAGCACGCGCTGCGCGCCCGGCGAGATCGTCACGGGGTTCGTCGGACGCCGCGGCGCGCTCGTCGACAGCATCACGATCTCGTGCGCGAGCCTCACCGTGAGCGGCACCGGCGCGTCGCTCGCGCTCGTGATCGGCACGCCCTCGGCGCGGCCTTCGGTCGGCGGCAGCGGTGGCTCGGCGTTCCCCGAGTCGACGTGTCCCGCGGGATCGATCGCGCGGGGCGCGGTGATCCGCGCGGGTGACTCGCTCGACGCGATCGCGCTGATGTGCAGCGTGCCCGAGCTCCGCTGATCTCGGCGCGCGGCCCCGAGCCCCGGGGCCGCGCGGCGCGCGGCAGATGTGCGCCGCCCGCGATGTAGACTGCGCCGTCTCAGGTCGGCGATGAGCAAGAACGAGAGCCCCGATACCCACCGCATGCGCATCGAGCTCGAGGAGCTCGCGACGCAGATTCGCTATCACGAGAAGATCTATCGCGAGGGTCGCCCCGAGATCCCCGACGCGGCGTTCGACGACATGGTCGATCGCTACTCGGAGCTCGCCGACGCGCTGAAGGTGCCGGCGGCGGAGCGGCTCGATGCGGCGCCCGGCGCGGAGCAGCACACCGAGGGCTTCCAGGAGGTCGAGCATCGTGTGCCGATGCTCTCGCTCGAGAAGCTCACGCCGAACCGCAAGGACAGCAAGGGCGAGGCGATGCCGATCGCCGAGCAGCTCGCGCAGTGGGTCGAGCGCCGCCGCAAGGATCTCGAGCTCGCGACGGGCGCGCCCTTGCCGCTCTTCGTCGAGCCGAAGATCGACGGCATCAGCGTCTCGCTGCTCTACGAGCACGGAAAGCTCGTGCGCGCGGTGACGCGCGGTGACGGTCGCAAGGGCGACGACATCACGAAGCAGGTGAAGCAGGCGCGCGCGGTGCCCGCGAAGATCGACGGCCCGAAGGGCTCGCTCGAGGTGCGCGGCGAGCTCTACTGGCCGCGCGCGCGCTTCGACGCCTACAACGCGAAACTGAAGGAAGCGGGCGAGGAGACGATCGCGAACCCGCGCAACGGCTGCGCCGGGATGATCAAGCGCAAGGAGGTCGAGGGCCTCGAGAGCGTCGGCATCACGTCCTTCCTCTACCAGGTGCCGTGGGCCGAGGGCGTCACGCTGCCGAGCACGCAGAGCGGCGTGCTGAAGTGGCTCTCGGAGATGGGCGCGCCGGTCTATCTCGACCTGGTGCGCGTGCTCGGCGACGCGGAGAGCGTGCTCGCGTACTGCGCGGAATTCGGCGGTCGGCGCGGCACGCTCGAGTTCGACATCGACGGGATGGTCATCAAGATCGAGGAGCTGCGGCACTACGCGCAGCTCGGCGCGACCGGGCACCACCCGCACTGGGGCATCGCGTACAAGTTCCCGCCCGAGCGCAAGGCGACGAAGCTGCTCGGCGTGGAGCTCAGCGTGGGCAAGACCGGCAAGATCACGCCGGTCGCGCAGCTCGATCCGGTGCAGCTCGCGGGCACGACGGTGGGGCGCGCGTCGCTCCACAACTTCGTCGAGATCGAGCGCAAGGACATCCGCGTCGGCGACTTCGTGCTCGTCGAGAAGGCGGGCGACATCATCCCGCAGGTCGTCGACGTCGATCGCGCGCGTCGGCCCGCGGATGCGCGCCCGATCCTGCGCCCGACGCACTGCCCGGACTGCGAGACGCCGGTCGTCGTCGAAGAGATCTTCGTGAACTGCCCCAACGAGCTCTGCCCCTCGAAGGTGCGCGAGAAGCTCAAGCACTTCGCGGGTCGGCGGCAGATGGCGATCGACGGGCTCGGCGAGTCGCTGATCGATCAGGTGATCGACAAGCTCGGCGTGCGCACGCCCGATCAGCTCTTCGAGCTCACGGTGGAACAGCTCTCGTCGCTCGAGCGCATGGGCAAGAAGAGCGCGGAGAACGTCGTGCGCTCGCTCGAGACCGCGAAGGGGCGCGGCCTCGCGAAGGTGCTCGCGGCGCTCGCGATCCGTCACGTCGGCGAGACGATGAGCGAGGACCTCGCGTCGTACTTCGGCACCTACGAGAAGCTTCGCGAGTTCGCGCAGCGGTATGCGAACGGCGACGAGAGCGCGATCGCGGTGGTCGCGCCCGAGGGCGGCAACGGCGCGATCGAGGGCCTCGCGCGGAAGACGGCGGACAGCATCTTCGCGGAGATCGACTCGCCGACGCTGCGCGCGATCTTCGCGGGGCTCGTGCACGCGGGCGTGAAGCTCGAGGCGGCGAGCGCGGCGCGCGCCGACGTCGAGGGCATCGCGGGCAAGACGTTCGTGCTCACCGGCACGCTGCCGACGCTGAAGCGCGATCAGGCGGGCGACATGATCAAGGCCGCGGGCGGCAAGGTCTCGGGCTCGGTGAGCAAGAAGACCGACTTCGTCGTCGCGGGCGAGGAAGCGGGCAGCAAGCTCGAGAAGGCGAAGGAGCTCGGCGTCGCGGTGATCGACGAGGCGGAGCTGCTGAGGATGCTCGCAGGATGAAGAACGAGACGGGATCGCTGCGGCGCGGGATCGCGCGCGGCGGCGAGGCGTGGTTCTTGAACGATCGTTCACTGCACGGCGGCGACATCGTCGAGCTGTGCTGCTCGGGCGGATGGATCACCGGGCGCTTCGAGCACGACGTCGGGACGGGTGGCGCGCCGACGTTCTTCTTCTCGATCGAGCTCGGGGAGGGACGGGTGGCGCAGATGTCGATCTCGTTGCCCGAAGGGGCGCTGATGCGACTGGCTTGATCGAGACGCTTCGGCGAGAGGCGCGGGGTGAGGGTGCCGGCGCCTTGGTACTCGCGGCCGCCGGACCGTGGCGGTGAGAGCTTCGGGACGCGGCGCTTCGCTCGCTCGTGCGCTTCGCGCACAGCGCTCGCTCGCCGACGATCTCGCGTTGCCGTCGTGCGGAACCCGCTGCGTGAAGGCGCGAGCACCCTCACCCCGCGCCCGGTACCGCGGTTCTGCCGCCTCGTTGGTGGAGGCTGGGGAGAGCTCGCGGCCGATCCGCGCTGCTCGCGCGGCTCGGACGCTCGCGGGTAGCACCGCGCTTCGCGCGTGTGCGCGCGTTGCGCGGGATTTCGGAGAGCACCGCGCTTCGCGCGTGTGCGCGCGTCCGGTGGGCAAGAGGTGCGGGCGCGCGACGCGCGCGCGCCGACGGTTGGAGTGGCGGGTCGGCGCGATCTTGCGTGCGCGTCGACGTGTCGCTGCGGCGAGCGTGCGCGTCGGGTGCGTGGCGCTCGCTCGTGCGTACGTCGAGGGGATGCGTGATCGCGTGCTCGAAGAGCTCTGGGACGACGCCGTACCGCGGGGGGCGGGGTTCGATGCGCGCGCGGTCGCGCAGCTGCCGCCGGCTGCGCAGCGGTATCTGCGTCACGCGATCGCGAGAGGCACGCCGCTCGCGCATGCGGTGCGGCTCGCGATGCACGGGGAGATCAAGCTCGGAGGCGCGTGGAGCGCGTTCGAGGCGGAGCAGGTGATCCACGCGGCGCGCGGCTTCGTGTGGCGCGCGCGGGTGCGCATGAAGGGACTGCCGGTGCGCGGATCGGATCGCTGGGTCGACGGCGCGGGCGCGCTCGACTGGCGCTTGCTCGGCGTGATCCCGGTGGCGCGCGCGTCGGGCGTCGACGTGTCGCGATCGGCCGCGGGGCGCGCGCAGGCGGAGGCGATCTGGTTGCCCTCGATCCTCACCGGCGCCGAGTGGCACGCGCGCGACGATGCGCACGCCGACGCGGAGATCGCGATCCACGGCGAGAGCGGCCGCATCGACTACACGATCGACGCGCACGGTGCGCTGCGCGAGATCGTGTTCGATCGCTGGGGCGATCCCGATGCGACGGGCACGTCGTCGACGTTCCCGTTCGGCGGTGTGATCGAGGACGAGCGCACGTTCGAGGGCTTCACGATCCCGTCGCGCGTGCGCGTCGGATGGTTCTTCGGCACGCCGCGCTGGGAAGAAGGCGAGTTCTTCCGCGTCACGATCGACGACGCGACGTATCGCTGACGCGCGCCCAAGGTCGCTCGAATCGCTCGGGTCGTAGGCCACACCCGACCGGAGAGAGCGAATGTTGAACGATCGTTCGTGCAGCGGCGCGCGGCACCGCGCGCCGCGGTGGATCGCGCTCGTGCTGATGACGCTCGTCGCGCTGCTCACCGTCCCAGCCTGCGATCGCACCGCGGACTCGCCCGCCGCGTCGCCGGCGATCGTGAGCCCTGCGATCGCCGACGACGAGGCAGCGATCGCAGAGGAGGGGGCGCGCGAAGAGAGCGCCGAGCGCGAGCAGGACGCGGTGGCGAGCGGGGTCGCAGCGGCGCCGGTGCTCGCGCAGTCCGCCCCGACGACGCCGGTTGCGCTCGCGGATCAGCCCTTCGCGCGCATGCCGGCCGAGCCCGCCGCAGCGCCGCCTCCGCCGCCCGCGCAACGACGTGCGCGCGCCGCTGCCTCGGGCGGTCCCCAGGATCGCGGCGGCGACGTCGACGCGCTGCTGCAGGGTGCGCTCGGCGGCGGTGGGCGCCCGGCCGGCGCGCCGATCCCGAGCATGCCGACCACGCAGCGGACGGTCGCGGCGCCGCTGCCCCAGAGCGGCGTGCTCGCGTCGACGTTCGTCGGCGGAAGCGGCGCGCAGGCGCGGCTCGAAGATCTGCTCGAGCGCGGGGTGATGGTCGGCGGTCAGCACGTGCGGCTCGAGGCGTTCGACGAGCTCGGACGCCTTCCCTACGCGGTCCCGGCGCGCGACGCGGTCGCGCTCCACGCCGAGCTCGAGCGCGCCACGCTGCGCGCCGAAGGGGAGCGCGTGCACCTCCAGATCGCGCTGATGGCACGCCAGGGCGAGATGCCGGCGCGCCCGCGCATGGACGTGCGGCTCGTGATCGATCGCTCGGGCTCGATGCACGGCGACAAGTGGACCCACGCGATCCAGGCGGCGCACGCGCTCGTCGATCGTTTGAGCTCCAACGATACGTTCGGGCTCATCAGCTACAGCGACGACGCCAGCATCGATCTCGAGCCGGCGCGGGTCGGCAATCGCCAGCGCGCGCACCACGCGATCGATCAGCTCGTGATCGGCGGCGGAACGAACATCGACGGCGCGCTCTCCGCCGTCTCGCGGGTCCGCCCGGAGCGCCGCCGCCCCAACGACGTGCTGCTCGTCGTGCTGCTGTCGGACGGTGTCGCGAACGTCGGGCAGACCAACGCGGACATGATCGCGGCGCGCGCCCGCGCGCTCTTCGACGAGGGCGGCGTGCTCACGACGACGCTCGGCGTGGGCACCGACTTCGACGAGCAGACCATGCTCTCGATCGCCCGCGAGGGCAGCGGCAGCTACCACTTCGTGCGCCGCAGCGAGGACATCGCGAGCATCCTCACCGACGAGCTCGAGGAGCGCGCCCAGGCGGTCGCGCAGAACCTCCGGCTGCGCATCGAGCTCGCGCCCGGCGTGGTCGCGACGCGCGTGTACGGATCGCGCCTGCTCGATCAGCAGGAGGCGCAGGCGGTGCGGCGGACCGAGGTCGCGACCGACGTGCGCCTCGCGCGCGAGCTCGGGATCGCGCGGGATCGCCAGGAGGACGATCAGCGCGGTCTGCGCATGCACTTCCCGACGTTCCGGCGTGGCGATCAGCACGTCGTGCTGATGGAGCTCGAGGTGCCGCCGGGCGTCGATCGCACGTCGATCGCGCAGGTGTCGCTCGATTGGAAGGACCTGGTCGACGAGCACAACGCGCAGGCGGCGGTCGACGTGACCGCGGA includes:
- the ligA gene encoding NAD-dependent DNA ligase LigA, producing MSKNESPDTHRMRIELEELATQIRYHEKIYREGRPEIPDAAFDDMVDRYSELADALKVPAAERLDAAPGAEQHTEGFQEVEHRVPMLSLEKLTPNRKDSKGEAMPIAEQLAQWVERRRKDLELATGAPLPLFVEPKIDGISVSLLYEHGKLVRAVTRGDGRKGDDITKQVKQARAVPAKIDGPKGSLEVRGELYWPRARFDAYNAKLKEAGEETIANPRNGCAGMIKRKEVEGLESVGITSFLYQVPWAEGVTLPSTQSGVLKWLSEMGAPVYLDLVRVLGDAESVLAYCAEFGGRRGTLEFDIDGMVIKIEELRHYAQLGATGHHPHWGIAYKFPPERKATKLLGVELSVGKTGKITPVAQLDPVQLAGTTVGRASLHNFVEIERKDIRVGDFVLVEKAGDIIPQVVDVDRARRPADARPILRPTHCPDCETPVVVEEIFVNCPNELCPSKVREKLKHFAGRRQMAIDGLGESLIDQVIDKLGVRTPDQLFELTVEQLSSLERMGKKSAENVVRSLETAKGRGLAKVLAALAIRHVGETMSEDLASYFGTYEKLREFAQRYANGDESAIAVVAPEGGNGAIEGLARKTADSIFAEIDSPTLRAIFAGLVHAGVKLEAASAARADVEGIAGKTFVLTGTLPTLKRDQAGDMIKAAGGKVSGSVSKKTDFVVAGEEAGSKLEKAKELGVAVIDEAELLRMLAG
- a CDS encoding DUF6544 family protein, encoding MALARAYVEGMRDRVLEELWDDAVPRGAGFDARAVAQLPPAAQRYLRHAIARGTPLAHAVRLAMHGEIKLGGAWSAFEAEQVIHAARGFVWRARVRMKGLPVRGSDRWVDGAGALDWRLLGVIPVARASGVDVSRSAAGRAQAEAIWLPSILTGAEWHARDDAHADAEIAIHGESGRIDYTIDAHGALREIVFDRWGDPDATGTSSTFPFGGVIEDERTFEGFTIPSRVRVGWFFGTPRWEEGEFFRVTIDDATYR
- a CDS encoding vWA domain-containing protein produces the protein MLNDRSCSGARHRAPRWIALVLMTLVALLTVPACDRTADSPAASPAIVSPAIADDEAAIAEEGAREESAEREQDAVASGVAAAPVLAQSAPTTPVALADQPFARMPAEPAAAPPPPPAQRRARAAASGGPQDRGGDVDALLQGALGGGGRPAGAPIPSMPTTQRTVAAPLPQSGVLASTFVGGSGAQARLEDLLERGVMVGGQHVRLEAFDELGRLPYAVPARDAVALHAELERATLRAEGERVHLQIALMARQGEMPARPRMDVRLVIDRSGSMHGDKWTHAIQAAHALVDRLSSNDTFGLISYSDDASIDLEPARVGNRQRAHHAIDQLVIGGGTNIDGALSAVSRVRPERRRPNDVLLVVLLSDGVANVGQTNADMIAARARALFDEGGVLTTTLGVGTDFDEQTMLSIAREGSGSYHFVRRSEDIASILTDELEERAQAVAQNLRLRIELAPGVVATRVYGSRLLDQQEAQAVRRTEVATDVRLARELGIARDRQEDDQRGLRMHFPTFRRGDQHVVLMELEVPPGVDRTSIAQVSLDWKDLVDEHNAQAAVDVTAERTHDAEAAVASTVRQVKRTVLAFQAGDALQSTADALDRGDYAGAQLAIEERITLLRAARDLWRDRGLDDDLRILEGYQRVLASAWGGWGEDSRRTLVMAMNYYGDRRMR